The Desulfuromonas versatilis genome has a segment encoding these proteins:
- the rlmD gene encoding 23S rRNA (uracil(1939)-C(5))-methyltransferase RlmD, with protein sequence MIEPIAIENLAYGGSGVGRHQGKAVFVPLSAPGDLVRCRVVREKKQYCEAEIVELLEPAGCRRAAPCPVFGECGGCQWQHLAYADQARWKQEIFADTLARRCGVSRERILPLVEAPDEWAYRSRVQFKCRMTRDGFVMGFYRRGSHFVIDVDSCPIAAAPINRALALFRQWLGASPCPERVPQVDLACGDDGRLRAEVHVLEGAQELLAGHLEPLAAAAGISLFIQAGRKSTLRHVRGSGELFIHPLAGEPMALAYGPGGFAQVNLAQNRALVGHVLGAAALGGSERVLDLFCGMGNFSLPLARHAASVVGVEDYAPSIAMARRNASANGLGNTRFLACPAESALAEQWQEGFDLVLLDPPRAGAYDICRELGRARPGKIIYISCDPQTLARDLAPLLHSGYSLNSSRAFDLFPQTYHVESVSVLTRTA encoded by the coding sequence ATGATCGAACCGATAGCCATCGAAAATCTCGCCTACGGCGGGAGCGGGGTGGGGCGCCACCAGGGCAAGGCCGTGTTCGTTCCCCTGAGCGCCCCGGGCGACCTGGTGCGTTGCCGCGTGGTCCGCGAAAAAAAGCAGTATTGCGAAGCGGAGATCGTCGAGTTGCTCGAGCCGGCCGGCTGCCGGCGGGCCGCCCCCTGCCCGGTGTTCGGCGAGTGCGGGGGGTGCCAGTGGCAGCATCTTGCCTATGCCGACCAGGCCCGCTGGAAACAGGAGATTTTCGCCGACACCCTGGCCAGGCGCTGCGGCGTGTCCCGGGAGCGGATCCTGCCGCTGGTCGAAGCCCCCGATGAATGGGCCTACCGCAGCAGGGTCCAGTTCAAATGCCGGATGACCCGGGATGGATTCGTGATGGGTTTTTACCGCCGCGGCAGCCATTTCGTCATCGATGTCGACTCCTGTCCCATCGCGGCGGCCCCGATCAACCGTGCGCTGGCGCTGTTCCGCCAATGGCTGGGAGCCTCGCCCTGCCCGGAGCGCGTCCCCCAGGTCGATCTGGCCTGCGGCGACGACGGGCGGTTGCGGGCCGAGGTGCACGTGCTGGAGGGGGCCCAGGAGCTGCTCGCCGGGCACCTGGAGCCGCTGGCCGCCGCGGCCGGAATCAGCCTCTTCATCCAGGCCGGGCGCAAGAGCACCCTGCGTCACGTCCGGGGCAGCGGCGAACTGTTCATCCATCCGCTGGCCGGGGAGCCGATGGCGCTGGCCTACGGCCCGGGAGGGTTCGCCCAGGTCAACCTGGCGCAGAATCGGGCGCTGGTGGGCCATGTGCTCGGCGCAGCCGCACTCGGTGGAAGCGAACGGGTTCTCGACCTGTTCTGCGGTATGGGCAACTTCTCCCTCCCCCTGGCGCGCCATGCCGCCTCGGTGGTCGGTGTCGAAGACTATGCCCCCTCCATCGCCATGGCGCGGCGCAACGCCTCGGCGAATGGTCTGGGCAACACCCGCTTCCTGGCCTGCCCGGCCGAAAGCGCCCTGGCCGAGCAGTGGCAAGAGGGGTTCGACCTGGTGCTCCTCGACCCGCCCCGGGCCGGGGCCTACGATATCTGCAGGGAACTGGGGCGGGCGCGCCCCGGCAAGATCATCTACATCTCCTGCGACCCCCAGACCCTGGCCAGGGACCTGGCGCCGCTGCTGCATAGCGGGTATAGTTTGAATTCGAGCAGGGCCTTTGACCTGTTCCCCCAGACCTATCATGTCGAGAGCGTCAGTGTGCTGACCCGTACGGCCTGA
- a CDS encoding LSm family protein has translation MAQESTHDKVRSLLVALLDDLGFELVDLEYKREGRDWVLRLFMDKEGGVTLDDCVDVSREVGALLDVEDLIETAYRLEVSSPGLDRPLKKPQDYERFAGRLVKVKTYEKLDPDQRGHERKTFTGKLLGLEGTLVRIEQLDKKGGVVELPLEAIAKANLEIDL, from the coding sequence TTGGCCCAGGAATCGACTCACGACAAAGTTCGCTCGCTGCTCGTCGCGCTGCTTGACGACCTCGGATTCGAGCTGGTGGATCTGGAATACAAGCGGGAAGGGCGCGACTGGGTTCTGCGGCTTTTCATGGACAAGGAAGGCGGCGTGACTCTCGACGACTGCGTGGATGTCAGCCGCGAGGTCGGCGCCCTGCTGGATGTCGAGGATCTCATCGAGACCGCCTACCGTCTCGAGGTCTCCTCCCCCGGTCTCGACCGGCCGCTGAAAAAGCCCCAGGACTACGAACGCTTCGCCGGTCGGTTGGTCAAGGTGAAGACCTACGAAAAGCTCGATCCCGACCAGCGCGGCCACGAGCGCAAAACTTTCACCGGCAAGCTTCTCGGGCTCGAGGGGACGCTGGTGCGCATCGAGCAGTTGGACAAGAAGGGGGGCGTGGTCGAGTTGCCCCTTGAGGCCATCGCCAAGGCCAACCTGGAGATAGATCTCTAG
- the nusA gene encoding transcription termination factor NusA yields MVVNLNHIIDQVVKDKGIDRAVLVEALESAVLSAANKKYRNTRDLEAHYNEESGEVEVFEFVTVVDEVVDSYKEIDLQEAKEIDPEVEIGDSLGMKLDASNFSRIAAQTAKQVIIQKVREAEREGVFNEFKDRVGELVNGIVRRYERGDLIVDLGRAEALLPHREQVPRENYRQGDRVRAYVSEVKMAPKGPQIILSRTHPGVVAALFHFEVPEIAEGIVEIKSVAREPGSRAKIAVVSHDPDVDPVGACVGMRGSRVQNVVSELRGEKIDIIPWTPDIARFACSALSPAEVTRVYVDNDEQAMEIIVPDDQLSLAIGKKGQNVRLAAKLTGWKIDIKSETRAAEAELEELRGEAAAEAAEESAAGDAVELAERHTRDELYEMAKERNIAGRSSMTKEELAQHLVVAEVEGAEGGEAVEEEAGSGEEGQE; encoded by the coding sequence ATGGTAGTCAATCTGAATCACATCATCGACCAGGTTGTAAAAGACAAGGGGATCGACCGGGCTGTTCTGGTCGAGGCCCTCGAGTCGGCGGTGCTTTCTGCCGCCAACAAGAAATACCGCAACACCCGCGACCTCGAAGCTCACTACAACGAGGAAAGTGGCGAGGTTGAGGTTTTCGAGTTTGTCACCGTGGTCGATGAGGTTGTTGATTCCTACAAGGAGATCGACCTTCAGGAGGCCAAGGAAATCGACCCCGAGGTGGAGATCGGCGACTCGCTCGGCATGAAGTTGGATGCCAGCAATTTCAGCCGGATCGCCGCTCAGACGGCCAAGCAGGTGATCATCCAGAAGGTCCGCGAGGCCGAGCGCGAGGGGGTATTCAACGAGTTCAAGGATCGGGTCGGCGAACTGGTCAACGGCATCGTGCGCCGCTACGAGCGCGGCGATCTCATCGTCGACCTGGGCCGCGCCGAGGCCCTGCTGCCGCACCGGGAGCAGGTTCCCCGCGAGAACTACCGCCAAGGGGACCGGGTTCGCGCCTATGTCTCCGAGGTCAAGATGGCCCCCAAGGGTCCGCAGATCATCCTTTCCCGGACTCACCCCGGCGTGGTCGCCGCGCTTTTCCACTTCGAGGTCCCGGAAATCGCCGAGGGGATCGTGGAAATCAAATCCGTGGCCCGCGAACCCGGCAGCCGGGCCAAGATCGCGGTGGTCTCCCATGACCCCGACGTCGATCCGGTGGGTGCCTGCGTCGGCATGCGCGGCTCGCGCGTGCAGAATGTGGTCTCCGAGCTGCGCGGGGAGAAGATCGATATCATCCCCTGGACCCCGGACATCGCCCGGTTTGCCTGCTCGGCCCTTTCCCCCGCCGAGGTTACCCGGGTCTACGTGGACAACGACGAGCAGGCCATGGAGATCATCGTCCCCGACGACCAGCTCTCCCTGGCCATCGGCAAGAAGGGTCAGAACGTGAGGCTCGCCGCCAAGCTGACCGGCTGGAAGATCGATATCAAGAGCGAAACCCGGGCCGCCGAGGCCGAACTCGAGGAGCTTCGCGGTGAGGCTGCCGCCGAGGCGGCCGAGGAGAGCGCCGCCGGTGATGCCGTCGAGCTGGCCGAGCGCCACACCCGCGACGAGCTTTACGAGATGGCCAAGGAGCGCAACATCGCCGGGCGCAGCAGCATGACCAAGGAAGAGCTCGCCCAGCACCTGGTCGTGGCCGAGGTCGAAGGGGCCGAAGGCGGTGAAGCGGTCGAGGAAGAGGCCGGCAGCGGAGAAGAAGGCCAGGAGTAG
- a CDS encoding DUF448 domain-containing protein gives MSSAGRNPQRTCLGCRGSFDQDTLVRFVVSPQGELLADYRGRLPGRGAYTCLSGKCIRDAVKRRQFERAFKVPVRVPAADELVAALGGQVRERVWNLLGMARKSGGVVSGSSAVLAELGHAGKLALVLMACDISEAMAGKVKSKANAAGLPVWRLFDKDLFGQILGKGERSVVALRPGKLAESIRHELLRFEHIAGEN, from the coding sequence TTGTCCTCTGCGGGAAGAAATCCTCAGCGAACCTGTCTCGGTTGCCGCGGCAGCTTCGACCAGGACACCCTGGTCCGGTTCGTGGTGTCGCCCCAGGGCGAGCTGCTTGCCGACTACCGCGGGCGGCTGCCCGGCCGTGGCGCCTATACCTGCCTGAGCGGCAAATGCATCCGCGATGCGGTCAAGCGCCGGCAGTTCGAACGGGCCTTCAAGGTACCGGTCAGGGTTCCCGCCGCTGATGAACTGGTCGCCGCTCTGGGCGGGCAGGTACGCGAGAGGGTGTGGAACCTGCTCGGCATGGCCCGAAAGTCCGGTGGTGTCGTGTCCGGGAGCAGCGCCGTGCTGGCGGAATTGGGCCACGCAGGCAAGCTGGCGCTGGTGTTGATGGCCTGCGACATCTCCGAGGCGATGGCCGGCAAGGTGAAGAGCAAGGCCAACGCGGCCGGCCTGCCGGTGTGGCGCCTCTTCGACAAGGACCTTTTCGGGCAGATCCTGGGCAAGGGCGAACGCAGCGTGGTCGCCCTGCGACCGGGGAAACTTGCCGAGAGTATAAGACACGAGCTGTTACGCTTTGAGCATATTGCAGGGGAGAATTGA